Proteins co-encoded in one Malus domestica chromosome 09, GDT2T_hap1 genomic window:
- the LOC103411620 gene encoding pectinesterase-like (The RefSeq protein has 2 substitutions compared to this genomic sequence), whose translation MAKIKEFLARMSESGKKLSTNKKNKKLFISLFATILLVGAVIGIVTGVKSSKNNSDDETIEASHAIVKSSCSSTLYPDLCFSTLALHPEASKKVSSQKDVIELSLNITTTAVQHIFFTVEKLLKSRKNKLTKREKGALHDCLETIDETLDELHEAVEDLHEYPNNKTLVQHADDLKTLLSSAITNQETCLNGFSHDGGDKKVRKVLLAGEEHIEKLCSNVLAMIKNMTDTDIANEMKMNVNRKLKENMVDEHGWPEWLSVADRRLLQSSSVTPNVVVAADGTGNYKTVSEAVAAAPEKSSSRYVIKIKAGIYRENVDVPKKKTNIMFLGDGRVNTIITASRNVVDGSTTFNSATVAAVGEKFLARDITFQNTAGPSKHQAVALRVGSDLSAFYRCDILAYQDSLYVHSNRQFFEGCLVAGTVDFIFGNAAVVLQNCDIHARKPDSGQKNMVTAQGRTDPNQNTGIVIQKSRIGATSDLQASKSSFKTFLGRPWKEYSRTVIMQSSITDIIDPAGWHEWSGTFALDTLFYGEYANTGAGAGTANRVTWKGFKVITSPTEAEAYTPGNFIAGGSWLSSTGFPFSLAL comes from the exons ATGGCCAACATCAAAGAGTTTTTAGCCAGAATGTCCGAATCAGGCAAAAAATTATCCacaaacaagaagaacaagaagctcTTCATATCCCTTTTCGCAACCATCCTACTCGTGGGCGCCGTCATCGGCATTGTCACCGGAGTAAAGTCCTCCAAAAACAACTCCGACGACGAAACCATCGAGGCCTCCCACGCCATAGTCAAATCCTCATGCAGCTCCACCCTCTACCCTGATCTGTGCTTTTCAACTCTTGCCCTTCACCCGGAAGCCTCCAAAAAGGTTTCGAGCCAGAAGGACGTGATAGAATTGTCACTGAACATCACGACCACGGCGGTGCAGCACATCTTCTTCACTGTCGAGAAGCTGCTGAAGTCCAGGAAGAACAAGCTCACTAAGCGTGAGAAGGGCGCTCTCCACGACTGTTTGGAGACCATTGACGAAACCCTCGACGAGCTCCACGAGGCTGTCGAGGATCTCCATGAGTACCCCAATAACAAGACTTTGGTTCAGCATGCTGATGACCTTAAAACTTTGATAAGCTCCGCCATTACCAACCAAGAAACTTGCCTTAATGGGTTCTCTCATGATGGAGGTGATAAGAAAGTTAGGAAAGTTTTGTTGGCTGGTGAG GAACACATAGAAAAATTGTGCAGTAATGTACTGGCCATGATCAAGAACATGACCGATACCGACATTGCAAACGAGATGAAAATGAATGTGAACCGAAAACTCAAGGAGAATATGGTGGACGAGCACGGGTGGCCGGAGTGGCTGTCGGTGGCGGACAGGCGACTGCTGCAGTCGTCTTCTGTCACGCCGAATGTGGTGGTGGCAGCAGACGGCACTGGGAACTACAAGACGGTGTCGGAAGCGGTGGCTGCTGCCCCAGAGAAGAGTAGTAGCAGATACGTGATTAAAATAAAGGCGGGGATTTATAGAGAAAATGTGGACGTGCCAAAGAAAAAGACCAACATTATGTTTTTGGGAGATGGGAGGGTAAACACCATCATCACTGCTAGTAGAAATGTCGTCGATGGCAGCACAACTTTCAACTCAGCCACAGTTG CTGCGGTTGGTGAGAAGTTTCTAGCCCGAGACATAACATTCCAAAACACAGCAGGCCCATCAAAGCACCAAGCTGTTGCCCTAAGAGTTGGGTCCGATCTCTCAGCATTCTACCGCTGCGACATTCTTGCGTACCAAGACTCGCTCTACGTGCACTCGAATCGCCAGTTTTTTGAAGGCTGCTTGGTAGCCGGAACAGTTGACTTCATCTTCGGCAATGCTGCTGTCGTGTTACAAAATTGTGACATCCATGCAAGAAAACCTGATTCCGGCCAGAAGAACATGGTCACTGCACAAGGTAGAACTGACCCGAATCAAAACACCGGCATCGTGATCCAAAAATCGAGAATCGGCGCCACTTCCGACTTGCAAGCCTCAAAGAGCAGCTTCAAAACGTTTTTGGGGAGGCCATGGAAGGAGTATTCAAGGACTGTGATCATGCAGTCGAGTATAACTGATATCATTGACCCTGCTGGATGGCATGAGTGGTCTGGCACTTTTGCCCTCGACACTTTGTTTTATGGAGAGTATGCTAACACTGGGGCAGGCGCTGGGACTGCAAACAGGGTGACGTGGAAGGGGTTTAAGGTAATTACAAGTCCCACTGAGGCTGAGGCGTATACGCCGGGCAACTTTATTGCTGGTGGTAGTTGGTTGAGTTCTACCGgttttccattttctcttgcgCTGTAA